The Leptospira bourretii genomic sequence GCAATTTTTCAAATTTTGGTAAAGCAGGATCCAGATGGTCCCAAGAATATCCTCGTTTTACATATGTGACTGCTTGTGGTTTGTAGAGATTTGGATCATCAAGGCTTGTTGCATGAATGGTAAATAGTTCAGGCATAGCGGAAAAAGTCATATAGACCGGTGAACCGCAGTTAGGACAAAAACTACTTGTTTTGATATTTCCACTGTCGCCAACCATATCGAAGTTAGTTGTTTTTCCTTCTACTTTGACTGTAGTGCGGGATTGAAAGGTAAGATAAGATCCATGTCCGGTTCCACTCATCCGCTGACAGTCTCGGCATTGGCAATCGTTCATAAAAATAGGTTCTTCAGTGATTTTGTAACGAATGTTTCCGCAAGCACATCCACCGTTATATATTTGATTCATATCATCCTCCATAGTTTGTTACGAATTTGCACAGAATCATTCTTAAAGTATTTTTTTAAGAAATTGAAATATGTCCTGCTAATGGTCTGCCCGATTCCAAAAATGTTTTTAGGTTGGAGAGAACACTTGGCCAACCACTAGAAATTCCTTTTAACATTTGTGGGTCTAGATCTTCATGGGTGACAACTAAACGAACAAGTCCATCGGCATAAGCTTCTATATCAAATGTAACTCGAGAGTGCTTTGATTCATCATTGAATTCTGTTGGCCTTGACCAAGATAAAACTAATTTTTGTGGAGGTATGATTTCCAAAACTTTACCGATGATATCGATTGTTTTTTCATCATCCATTCTTATATGTTTCCAAACGGAACCAACTTTCCATTCTGAAACATTGGTATGCGCTGGATTTTTCGCTAGTGGATCAAGCCAATATTTGGATGTCACTTCAGGATCAATGATTGCATTCCATACTTTCTCCTGTGTGCTAAGTATAAAAGTAACATAAACAAAGTTATGTGGTTCCATGATTTTCTCCTTCAAGTTGTATTTTTAAGTCGTGTAAAAAACCTAAACGGTTCTCTTCAAATTTTCGAACCCAACGTGCATAGACCTCGTAAATTGGAACAGGGTTGATGAAGTGAAGTTTCTCTCGCCCTTTCCAAACAACGGTTACCAAGTTGGCCTTGATGAGGATTTCTATATGTTGGGTTGCCGATTGTCTTTGCATGTCTAGTTGTTCGCAAAGTGCAGTCAGAGTCTGACCATTGTTAGCATAAAGAAGATCGAGCACCTTTCTGCGATTCGGGTCAGCCATTGCCTTGAATACCTGATCGGTTTCCTCCATTTCTTTGGGCATGCGAATTATTATGCAGGTAAATGC encodes the following:
- a CDS encoding GFA family protein, whose protein sequence is MNQIYNGGCACGNIRYKITEEPIFMNDCQCRDCQRMSGTGHGSYLTFQSRTTVKVEGKTTNFDMVGDSGNIKTSSFCPNCGSPVYMTFSAMPELFTIHATSLDDPNLYKPQAVTYVKRGYSWDHLDPALPKFEKLPTG
- a CDS encoding SRPBCC family protein; amino-acid sequence: MEPHNFVYVTFILSTQEKVWNAIIDPEVTSKYWLDPLAKNPAHTNVSEWKVGSVWKHIRMDDEKTIDIIGKVLEIIPPQKLVLSWSRPTEFNDESKHSRVTFDIEAYADGLVRLVVTHEDLDPQMLKGISSGWPSVLSNLKTFLESGRPLAGHISIS
- a CDS encoding ArsR/SmtB family transcription factor, whose translation is MPKEMEETDQVFKAMADPNRRKVLDLLYANNGQTLTALCEQLDMQRQSATQHIEILIKANLVTVVWKGREKLHFINPVPIYEVYARWVRKFEENRLGFLHDLKIQLEGENHGTT